Genomic window (Candidatus Cloacimonadota bacterium):
AAGGAAATCGATCGATCCAAAATATGACGCTGTATTCCACTACGAAAAAGAAGATAGCCAAAGCAACTGAACAGAAACAGATCGTGCACTTAAAAGAAGGGCAAGAATACGAACTTTTTTACTGGCAGGATGAGTGGAAATCTGTTGGAAAAAAGATCGCAGCTTCGGGACCTATCGTTTTTGAAGATGTTCCTGCTGGAAGATTATACTGGCTTGTAGAAACTGATTCCCGAAAAGAAGAGCGAATTTTTACATACGAAAATGATGAGCAGGTTTGGTGGTAGAAACTCTGAAAAGCTCTCTTCCGCAAACTCTTGCACTTGAGACTTTCAGAGTTGGTTGCCTTAAACCTTGAATGTGATGAGCAGGAAGAAAATAATAACGT
Coding sequences:
- a CDS encoding transglutaminase domain-containing protein — its product is GNRSIQNMTLYSTTKKKIAKATEQKQIVHLKEGQEYELFYWQDEWKSVGKKIAASGPIVFEDVPAGRLYWLVETDSRKEERIFTYENDEQVWW